A stretch of Microbacterium caowuchunii DNA encodes these proteins:
- a CDS encoding Maf family protein, protein MRMLLASTSPARLMLLRQAGVEPETQSPDVDEEAVVAAVEAAEGRTLAPDEHVLLLARRKAAAVAAAISADEPGFDGLIVGGDSMFELDGEILGKPYTAEAAIARWHGMRGRTGILHSGHSVWRLAPGTDPVEAHAVAQAAVTFAADVTDAEIEAYVATGEPLLVAGAFTVDSLGGPFITRVDGDPSTVVGMSLSTLRRLCGELDVAWPSLWNRS, encoded by the coding sequence ATGCGCATGCTGCTGGCCTCGACCTCCCCCGCCCGACTCATGCTGCTGCGGCAGGCGGGCGTCGAGCCGGAGACGCAGTCGCCGGACGTCGACGAGGAAGCGGTCGTCGCCGCAGTGGAGGCCGCGGAGGGCAGGACCCTGGCGCCCGACGAGCACGTCCTGCTGCTCGCCCGCCGCAAGGCCGCGGCCGTCGCCGCCGCCATCTCGGCCGACGAACCCGGCTTCGACGGGCTCATCGTCGGCGGCGATTCGATGTTCGAGCTCGACGGCGAGATCCTCGGCAAGCCCTACACCGCGGAGGCGGCGATCGCCCGCTGGCACGGGATGCGGGGGCGCACCGGCATCCTGCATTCCGGCCACAGCGTCTGGCGACTGGCGCCCGGGACCGACCCCGTCGAGGCCCACGCGGTAGCCCAGGCCGCGGTGACCTTCGCCGCCGATGTGACCGACGCCGAGATCGAGGCCTACGTGGCCACCGGTGAACCGCTCCTGGTGGCCGGCGCGTTCACCGTGGACAGCCTGGGGGGTCCGTTCATCACGCGTGTGGACGGGGACCCCTCCACCGTGGTCGGGATGTCGCTGTCGACGCTGCGGCGGCTCTGCGGCGAACTCGACGTGGCCTGGCCGAGCCTCTGGAACCGCTCGTAG
- a CDS encoding acetyl/propionyl/methylcrotonyl-CoA carboxylase subunit alpha, which produces MPRIAKVLIANRGEIAVRIIRAARDSGKASVAVYADQDRDALHARLADEAYSLDGATSADSYLSIEKILSIARRSGADAVHPGYGFLAENAEFARAVIAAGLVWIGPSPDAIEALGDKVTARHVAEKVGAPLAPGTPGPVAGPEEVVAFAEIHGLPIAIKAAYGGGGRGLKVARTFDEIEEMFESATREAITAFGRGECFVEKYLDKPRHVETQCLADAAGNVVVVSTRDCSLQRRHQKLVEEAPAPFLSEDQNRTLYEASKAILREVGYIGAGTCEFLIGADGTISFLEVNTRLQVEHPVSEEVTGIDLVGEQFRIAEGELIGYDDPVASGHSIEFRINGEDPGRGFLPQPGPISVFKTFGGPGIRLDSGVTAGDSVSGAFDSLLAKIIVTGRDRDEALARARRALDEFEVAGLPTVLPFHRAVVRDPAFTAEDGTFGVFTRWIETEFAGNLPPWDGELGDPVPAESRHTVVVEVGGKRLEVSLPDRIAAPPASSGRPAVVPPSRRSHQTSVPSGASGDAVKAPMQATIVKISVEDGQQVVKGDLVAVLEAMKMEQPIQAHKDGVIGAINGEPGTTVSAGHQLLTIS; this is translated from the coding sequence ATGCCTCGAATCGCCAAGGTCCTCATCGCGAACCGCGGCGAGATCGCCGTCCGCATCATCCGTGCCGCCCGCGACTCCGGCAAGGCCTCCGTGGCCGTGTATGCCGACCAGGATCGCGACGCCCTCCACGCCCGCCTCGCCGACGAGGCGTACTCGCTCGACGGCGCCACCAGCGCCGACAGCTACCTCTCGATCGAGAAGATCCTCTCCATCGCCCGCCGCTCCGGTGCGGATGCGGTGCACCCGGGCTACGGTTTCCTCGCCGAGAACGCGGAGTTCGCGCGCGCCGTCATCGCGGCCGGTCTCGTCTGGATCGGCCCCTCGCCCGACGCGATCGAAGCGCTGGGAGACAAGGTGACCGCCCGGCACGTGGCGGAGAAGGTCGGCGCACCGCTCGCCCCCGGAACCCCGGGTCCCGTCGCGGGCCCCGAGGAGGTCGTCGCGTTCGCCGAGATCCACGGACTGCCCATCGCGATCAAGGCCGCCTACGGCGGCGGCGGCCGTGGCCTGAAGGTCGCACGCACCTTCGACGAGATCGAGGAGATGTTCGAGTCGGCCACGCGGGAGGCGATCACCGCCTTCGGCCGCGGCGAGTGCTTCGTCGAGAAGTACCTCGACAAGCCGCGCCACGTGGAGACCCAGTGCCTCGCGGACGCCGCGGGCAACGTCGTCGTCGTCTCCACGCGCGACTGCTCCCTGCAGCGCCGCCACCAGAAGCTCGTGGAAGAGGCCCCCGCGCCCTTCCTGTCCGAGGACCAGAACCGCACCCTCTACGAGGCATCCAAGGCGATCCTGCGCGAAGTGGGGTACATCGGCGCCGGCACGTGCGAGTTCCTCATCGGCGCCGACGGCACCATCTCCTTCCTCGAGGTCAACACCCGCCTGCAGGTCGAGCACCCGGTCTCCGAGGAGGTCACCGGCATCGACCTGGTCGGCGAGCAGTTCCGCATCGCGGAGGGCGAGCTGATCGGATACGACGACCCGGTCGCATCCGGGCACTCGATCGAGTTCCGCATCAACGGTGAGGACCCGGGGCGCGGGTTCCTGCCGCAGCCCGGCCCGATCAGCGTCTTCAAGACGTTCGGCGGCCCCGGCATCCGTCTCGACTCCGGGGTGACCGCGGGCGACTCGGTCTCCGGCGCGTTCGACTCCCTGCTCGCGAAGATCATCGTCACCGGTCGCGACCGCGACGAAGCGCTGGCACGTGCACGGCGTGCACTCGACGAGTTCGAGGTCGCCGGACTCCCGACCGTGCTGCCCTTCCACCGTGCCGTGGTGCGTGACCCCGCCTTCACCGCGGAGGACGGCACCTTCGGCGTCTTCACCCGCTGGATCGAGACCGAGTTCGCCGGAAACCTGCCCCCCTGGGACGGCGAGCTCGGCGACCCGGTACCCGCGGAGAGCCGCCACACCGTCGTCGTCGAGGTCGGTGGCAAGCGGCTGGAGGTCAGCCTGCCCGATCGCATCGCTGCCCCGCCGGCGTCCTCCGGCCGACCGGCCGTCGTGCCCCCGTCACGGCGCTCGCACCAGACCTCGGTGCCCTCGGGAGCCTCGGGTGATGCGGTCAAGGCGCCCATGCAGGCCACGATCGTGAAGATCTCCGTCGAGGACGGGCAGCAGGTCGTCAAGGGCGACCTCGTCGCCGTCCTCGAGGCGATGAAGATGGAACAGCCGATCCAGGCGCACAAGGACGGCGTCATCGGAGCCATCAACGGCGAGCCCGGAACGACCGTCTCCGCCGGCCACCAGCTGCTGACGATCTCCTAG
- a CDS encoding NAD(P)H-quinone dehydrogenase has product MSMSFESAQSVAIIGGGPGGYEAALAAAQLGAEVTLVERAGVGGSAVMTDVVPSKTLIATADAAVAIAGAGDLGVQLFAKGADGKPLKPQIAINLAAVNRRLLALARQQSDDMRASLVEAGVRLISGHGRLEGPGAVVVSTGPGGTDFDRVEADTLVVSVGASPRQLPSAKPDGERILTWTQLYDMKTLPEHLIVVGSGVTGAEFASAYMNLGAKVTLVSSRDQVLPGEDADAAAVLEKVFRRGGMTLLSKARADRVENTGSGVLVTLSDGRTIEGSHCLMAVGSVPNTAGIGLEEAGVEMTESGNIRVNRVARTSVPNIYAAGDCTNFVPLASVASMQGRTAIFHALGDVVIPLEARRIAANIFTAPEIATVGWQEKDIAAGAVNGVVRKLPLAANARAKMMGIKDGFVKIIAHQGSGTVMGGVIVGPRASDMIYPIAIAVERRLTVDQVSRVFTVYPSLSGSITDAMRAMHGVEREAATGN; this is encoded by the coding sequence ATGTCCATGAGCTTCGAGAGTGCCCAGAGCGTCGCGATCATCGGCGGAGGGCCCGGCGGGTACGAGGCGGCGCTCGCCGCCGCGCAGCTGGGCGCCGAGGTGACCCTCGTCGAGCGTGCCGGTGTCGGCGGGTCCGCGGTGATGACCGATGTCGTGCCGTCGAAGACGCTCATCGCGACCGCGGACGCCGCTGTGGCGATCGCCGGTGCGGGGGACCTGGGGGTGCAGCTGTTCGCGAAGGGGGCGGACGGCAAGCCGCTGAAGCCCCAGATCGCGATCAACCTGGCGGCGGTGAACCGGCGACTGCTGGCCCTGGCCCGTCAGCAGTCCGACGACATGCGCGCGTCCCTGGTGGAGGCCGGCGTGCGACTGATCTCCGGCCACGGCCGCCTCGAGGGCCCCGGCGCCGTCGTGGTCTCCACCGGCCCCGGTGGGACGGACTTCGACCGCGTCGAGGCCGACACGCTCGTCGTCTCCGTCGGCGCCTCGCCGCGCCAGCTGCCGAGCGCCAAGCCGGACGGGGAGCGCATCCTCACCTGGACGCAGCTCTACGACATGAAAACCCTCCCGGAGCACCTCATCGTGGTGGGATCCGGCGTCACCGGAGCCGAGTTCGCCTCCGCGTACATGAACCTGGGCGCCAAGGTGACCCTCGTCTCCAGTCGTGACCAGGTCCTTCCGGGCGAGGATGCGGATGCGGCGGCGGTACTGGAGAAGGTGTTCCGCCGCGGCGGGATGACCCTCCTGTCCAAGGCCCGCGCGGACCGGGTGGAGAACACCGGTTCGGGCGTGCTGGTCACGCTCTCCGACGGCCGCACGATCGAGGGCAGCCACTGTCTGATGGCGGTCGGCTCCGTCCCCAACACCGCGGGGATCGGTCTCGAGGAGGCCGGTGTGGAGATGACCGAATCCGGCAACATCCGGGTCAACCGGGTCGCGCGCACCTCCGTGCCGAACATCTACGCGGCGGGGGACTGCACGAACTTCGTCCCGCTCGCCTCGGTCGCCTCCATGCAGGGTCGCACCGCGATCTTCCACGCCCTGGGTGATGTCGTCATCCCGTTGGAGGCGCGCCGGATCGCCGCGAACATCTTCACCGCGCCGGAGATCGCGACGGTGGGGTGGCAGGAGAAGGACATCGCGGCCGGTGCGGTCAACGGCGTGGTGCGGAAGCTCCCCCTCGCCGCCAATGCGCGCGCGAAGATGATGGGCATCAAGGACGGCTTCGTCAAGATCATCGCCCACCAGGGCAGCGGCACGGTGATGGGGGGCGTGATCGTGGGGCCGCGGGCCTCCGACATGATCTACCCGATCGCGATCGCCGTCGAGCGGCGACTGACGGTGGACCAGGTCTCCCGGGTGTTCACGGTGTACCCGTCGCTCTCCGGCAGCATCACCGACGCGATGCGTGCCATGCACGGGGTCGAGCGCGAGGCTGCCACCGGGAACTGA
- a CDS encoding purine-nucleoside phosphorylase, with protein sequence MATTSNPLDDPAADPFEVARRAADDIARLTGVGHHDIALTLGSGWGKAAELIGETTATLPADEVTGFSKPALEGHVGTLRSVRTPNGKNVLVIGARTHYYENHGVRRVVHSVRTAAATGATTMVLTNGAGGIKPHWKPGQPVLISDHINLTSDSPLEGATFIDLTDLYSTRLRNLAHTIDPSLEEGVYCQFRGPQYETPAEVRMAKAIGGHIVGMSTALEAIAARQAGMEILGFSLITNLAAGIQTTPLSHAEVIEAGREAEPVISALLARVIGAL encoded by the coding sequence ATGGCAACCACCAGCAATCCCCTCGACGACCCGGCCGCCGATCCGTTCGAGGTCGCACGCCGGGCTGCCGACGATATCGCGCGGCTCACGGGTGTCGGGCATCACGACATCGCCCTCACCCTCGGCAGCGGCTGGGGGAAGGCCGCCGAGCTCATCGGCGAGACCACGGCCACCCTCCCCGCAGACGAGGTGACCGGATTCAGCAAGCCTGCCCTCGAGGGGCATGTGGGGACGCTCCGGAGCGTCCGCACGCCGAACGGGAAGAACGTGCTCGTCATCGGCGCTCGCACCCACTACTACGAGAACCACGGCGTCCGCCGCGTGGTGCACAGCGTGCGCACCGCAGCGGCGACGGGGGCCACGACTATGGTGCTGACCAACGGCGCGGGCGGGATCAAGCCGCACTGGAAGCCGGGCCAGCCGGTGCTCATCAGCGACCACATCAACCTCACCTCTGACTCCCCGCTCGAGGGCGCCACCTTCATCGACCTCACCGACCTGTACTCGACGCGTCTGCGGAACCTCGCGCACACGATCGATCCCTCGCTGGAGGAAGGCGTCTACTGCCAGTTCCGCGGACCGCAGTACGAGACCCCGGCGGAGGTGCGGATGGCGAAGGCGATCGGCGGCCACATCGTGGGCATGTCGACCGCGCTGGAGGCGATCGCCGCCCGGCAGGCGGGCATGGAGATCCTCGGGTTCTCGCTGATCACCAACCTCGCCGCGGGCATCCAGACCACCCCGCTCAGCCACGCCGAGGTCATCGAGGCGGGCCGGGAGGCCGAGCCCGTCATCTCCGCCCTGCTCGCCCGCGTGATCGGCGCGCTGTGA
- a CDS encoding phospho-sugar mutase translates to MNTPGGHDPAVLDAARDWLAQDPDPDTREELAALVAAAESGDAAASRDLADRFAGRLAFGTAGLRGELGAGPMRMNRVLVAQAAAGLAAYLRSAAGPDRNPVVVVGYDGRRNSDVFARDSAEIFAGADLDAILLPRLLPTPVLAFAVRALGADAGVMVTASHNPPDDNGYKVYLGGDDDGAQIVPPADAEIHDRIARIAASVPVSEIPRSLAFRTAPEELVDAYVAATAAVAPAPAGATGLDWVYTAMHGVGAETFLRAVAEAGYPAPVPVAEQIDPDGTFPTVAFPNPEEPGAMDLAFATARDVGAELVIANDPDADRLAVAIPDASVEGGWRRLTGNQTGLLLGWRAARLAASAADRPEGASLACSLVSSPGLEAVAHHYGLGFRATLTGFKWIARAPGLVYGFEEALGYLVNPETVRDKDGISAAIAILGLAGEARGEGRTLADLLDEFDRTFGFFASDQISVRVEDVSIITGIMAALRADPPARIGETAVTGIDDLIAGFDDLPAGDVLRIWLEDGRRFIVRPSGTEPKLKLYLDVRGDSAADAQERLAALAAGARELLDALS, encoded by the coding sequence GTGAACACGCCCGGCGGGCACGACCCCGCCGTGCTGGATGCGGCCAGGGACTGGCTCGCCCAGGATCCCGACCCGGACACCCGTGAGGAGCTCGCGGCGCTCGTCGCGGCGGCGGAATCCGGTGACGCCGCGGCCTCCCGCGACCTCGCCGACCGTTTCGCCGGCCGGCTCGCCTTCGGCACCGCGGGCCTGCGCGGCGAGCTCGGCGCGGGTCCGATGCGCATGAACCGCGTGCTCGTCGCGCAGGCCGCCGCCGGCCTCGCCGCGTACCTGCGCTCCGCTGCAGGGCCCGACCGGAACCCGGTCGTGGTGGTCGGATACGACGGGCGACGCAACTCGGACGTGTTCGCCCGCGATTCCGCGGAGATCTTCGCGGGCGCCGACCTCGACGCGATCCTCCTGCCGCGGCTCCTACCCACTCCCGTCCTCGCCTTCGCCGTGCGCGCGCTCGGTGCGGACGCCGGGGTCATGGTCACGGCCAGCCACAACCCGCCCGACGACAACGGGTACAAGGTGTACCTCGGCGGTGACGACGACGGCGCACAGATCGTCCCGCCCGCGGATGCGGAGATCCACGACCGCATCGCACGGATCGCGGCATCCGTCCCGGTCAGCGAGATCCCCCGCTCCCTGGCGTTCCGCACCGCACCCGAGGAGCTCGTCGACGCCTACGTCGCCGCGACGGCCGCGGTCGCCCCCGCACCGGCGGGTGCGACCGGGCTGGACTGGGTCTACACGGCCATGCACGGCGTCGGCGCCGAGACCTTCCTGCGGGCGGTCGCGGAAGCCGGATACCCGGCCCCCGTGCCCGTCGCCGAGCAGATCGATCCGGACGGGACCTTCCCCACCGTCGCGTTCCCCAACCCCGAAGAACCCGGCGCGATGGACCTCGCCTTCGCGACCGCCCGCGACGTCGGCGCCGAACTCGTGATCGCGAACGACCCGGACGCGGACCGGCTCGCCGTCGCGATCCCCGACGCCTCCGTCGAGGGGGGCTGGCGCCGTCTCACCGGCAACCAGACGGGGCTCCTCCTCGGATGGCGTGCCGCACGGCTGGCCGCCTCGGCCGCGGACCGCCCCGAGGGCGCGTCGCTCGCCTGCTCGCTCGTCTCGTCGCCCGGGCTGGAGGCCGTGGCCCACCACTACGGCCTCGGGTTCCGGGCGACGCTCACCGGCTTCAAGTGGATCGCCCGCGCACCCGGCCTCGTCTACGGATTCGAGGAGGCACTGGGGTACCTGGTGAACCCGGAGACCGTGCGGGACAAGGACGGCATCTCGGCAGCCATCGCGATCCTCGGCCTCGCCGGTGAGGCGCGCGGAGAGGGCAGGACCCTCGCCGACCTGCTGGACGAGTTCGATCGGACCTTCGGCTTCTTCGCGAGCGACCAGATCTCGGTGCGGGTCGAGGACGTCTCGATCATCACGGGAATCATGGCCGCCCTGCGCGCGGACCCGCCGGCACGGATCGGCGAGACCGCCGTGACGGGCATCGACGACCTCATCGCCGGATTCGACGACCTCCCCGCCGGGGATGTGCTGCGCATCTGGCTGGAGGACGGGCGCCGCTTCATCGTGCGCCCGTCGGGCACCGAGCCGAAGCTGAAGCTGTACCTCGACGTGCGCGGCGACTCCGCCGCCGACGCCCAGGAGCGGCTCGCCGCTCTCGCCGCCGGCGCTCGCGAGCTCCTCGACGCACTGTCATGA
- a CDS encoding GNAT family N-acetyltransferase, producing MTNPFAATRLLENDRVRLEPLSPDHGPALADAVTDGELWRTWYTRIPAPDAMDAEIETRLARQRAGTLAPWAVVDPRTDRAVGMTTYLNLDPANLRLEIGSTWLGRAAQGTGINPAAKLLLFTRAFEELGCRAVELRTHWHNHQSRAAIARLGAKQDGVLRSHMIMPDGSRRDTVVFSVLDIEWPAVRTALQHRLLPR from the coding sequence ATGACGAACCCGTTCGCGGCGACCCGGCTCCTGGAGAACGACCGGGTCCGGCTCGAACCGCTCTCCCCCGACCACGGACCCGCCCTGGCCGACGCCGTCACCGACGGCGAGTTGTGGCGCACCTGGTACACCCGCATCCCTGCTCCGGACGCCATGGATGCCGAGATCGAGACCAGGCTCGCTCGGCAGCGCGCGGGCACCCTCGCTCCCTGGGCGGTCGTGGACCCGCGCACCGACCGAGCGGTCGGCATGACCACCTACCTGAACCTCGATCCGGCCAACCTCCGGCTCGAGATCGGGTCGACGTGGCTGGGACGGGCGGCACAGGGCACAGGGATCAACCCCGCCGCCAAGCTGCTGCTGTTCACGCGTGCCTTCGAGGAACTGGGATGCCGCGCCGTGGAGCTGCGCACCCACTGGCACAACCACCAGTCGCGGGCAGCGATCGCCCGGCTCGGGGCGAAGCAGGACGGCGTGCTGCGCAGCCACATGATCATGCCGGACGGGTCACGGCGGGACACCGTCGTCTTCTCGGTCCTCGACATCGAGTGGCCGGCCGTGCGCACGGCCCTGCAGCACCGGCTGCTCCCGCGCTGA
- a CDS encoding BglG family transcription antiterminator, with translation MTRVKQDRVLGVLVRERDWVTAAALADVVGVTPRSIRSYITAINARAAGAIESSPFGYRASQEAATALRKPSETGTPRDRLHTIVRALLSGPAGIDVFETADALFVSAATLEADLGRVRGLLGGTQLALERSASRAQLVGTEVAQRRLLSRLAHDEMDEGAFDLAALRRTLGDGSVGPRAFGPFKSDFVARLTGLGYFVNEFGIADVIMHIAIAADRVAAGRPLGDAGVVTTPAQQSIAEIIDELARRHLDIRLGAGDLVHLATLVLTRIVAPGTSESRAPLDPDVELAVREIVEEAASEFLVDIVATEFIQRLALHVQNLRLRAREQAWSRNPLTRSLKSTYPMIFEVAVYIASRLHERLEIPLLDDEIAYIAMHVGGQLERSRRADHLLTATIVCPGYYELHELLRSSVDRSLGQAIEVVEVETRVDPDWTAIDTDLVLTTIDPAIPGDRFVRIQPFLTPADVERVQIVAGRIRRGRRLARLRAELERYFDASAFIRGFDGAGGEDAVIRRLGGTLVERGVIDADYLDRAIERERLSSTAFTDALAVPHAIGMTASRTAIAIGISEHPISWGDGRVQVVALAAFSESDREAFQTVFEQFVEVFSERESVQRIVRRGTDFSAFLDELVAVIDG, from the coding sequence GTGACACGAGTGAAGCAGGACCGTGTTCTCGGGGTGCTCGTACGCGAGCGCGACTGGGTCACCGCCGCCGCCCTCGCCGATGTCGTCGGGGTGACGCCGCGCAGCATCCGCTCCTACATCACGGCGATCAACGCGCGCGCCGCGGGGGCGATCGAGTCCAGCCCCTTCGGCTACCGCGCCTCGCAGGAGGCGGCGACCGCCCTGCGGAAACCCTCGGAGACGGGCACGCCCCGGGACCGGCTGCACACCATCGTGCGGGCGCTCCTGTCCGGGCCGGCAGGCATAGACGTCTTCGAGACCGCGGACGCCCTCTTCGTGAGCGCCGCAACGCTCGAGGCGGATCTCGGCCGGGTCCGGGGTCTGCTCGGCGGCACCCAGCTCGCCCTGGAGCGCTCCGCCTCGCGGGCGCAGCTCGTGGGCACGGAGGTGGCGCAGCGGCGCCTGCTCAGTCGTCTCGCACACGACGAGATGGATGAGGGCGCGTTCGACCTCGCGGCGCTGCGCCGCACCCTCGGCGACGGTTCGGTGGGCCCACGCGCGTTCGGCCCGTTCAAGTCCGACTTCGTCGCGCGCTTGACCGGACTCGGCTACTTCGTCAACGAATTCGGGATCGCCGACGTCATCATGCACATCGCGATCGCCGCGGACCGGGTCGCCGCGGGACGTCCCCTCGGGGACGCGGGGGTCGTCACGACACCCGCTCAGCAGTCCATCGCGGAGATCATCGACGAGCTCGCCCGGCGCCACCTGGACATCAGGCTGGGGGCGGGCGATCTGGTGCACCTCGCGACGCTCGTGCTGACCCGCATCGTCGCACCGGGGACGAGCGAGTCGCGGGCTCCGCTCGACCCGGATGTCGAACTGGCGGTGCGGGAGATCGTGGAGGAGGCGGCATCGGAGTTCCTGGTCGACATCGTCGCCACGGAGTTCATCCAGCGGCTGGCCCTGCACGTGCAGAACCTGCGCCTGCGCGCCCGGGAGCAGGCCTGGTCTCGGAACCCCCTGACCCGCTCGCTCAAATCCACCTATCCGATGATCTTCGAGGTCGCCGTCTACATCGCCTCGCGCCTGCACGAACGCCTCGAGATCCCGCTGCTGGACGACGAGATCGCCTACATCGCGATGCACGTGGGCGGGCAGCTGGAGCGCAGCCGGCGCGCAGATCACCTGCTCACTGCGACGATCGTCTGCCCGGGCTACTACGAACTGCACGAACTGCTGCGCTCGAGCGTGGACCGCTCGCTCGGCCAGGCGATCGAGGTCGTCGAGGTGGAGACACGCGTCGACCCGGACTGGACGGCGATCGACACCGACCTGGTGCTGACGACCATCGACCCGGCGATCCCGGGGGACCGGTTCGTGCGCATCCAGCCTTTCCTCACCCCGGCGGACGTGGAGCGGGTGCAGATCGTGGCCGGGCGCATCCGGCGTGGCCGTCGGCTCGCGCGGCTGCGGGCGGAGCTCGAGCGCTACTTCGACGCCTCGGCGTTCATCCGTGGTTTCGACGGCGCGGGAGGCGAGGATGCGGTGATCCGCCGCCTCGGCGGCACGCTCGTCGAGCGCGGAGTGATCGACGCCGACTACCTGGATCGCGCGATCGAACGGGAGCGGCTGTCGTCGACGGCGTTCACCGACGCGCTCGCCGTGCCCCACGCCATCGGGATGACCGCGTCCCGCACGGCCATCGCGATCGGCATCTCGGAGCACCCGATCTCGTGGGGTGACGGCCGTGTGCAGGTGGTGGCGCTCGCCGCGTTCTCGGAGAGCGATCGAGAGGCGTTCCAGACGGTCTTCGAGCAGTTCGTCGAGGTCTTCAGCGAGCGCGAGAGCGTGCAGCGCATCGTCCGGCGGGGCACGGACTTCTCCGCGTTCCTCGACGAGCTGGTCGCGGTGATCGACGGCTGA
- a CDS encoding PTS sugar transporter subunit IIB — MRILVVCGAGASSTFVAQRLRRAAARAGLDHDAAAVSRSALPQRLGEAQLVLIGPHLTDALDGIRTDAAAYDVPVIVLPDDVFSDRDGARTLRLVTDAVSSPDGRPA, encoded by the coding sequence ATGAGGATCCTTGTGGTGTGCGGTGCGGGCGCGTCCAGCACCTTCGTGGCGCAGCGGCTCCGCCGCGCAGCCGCGCGGGCGGGACTCGATCACGACGCCGCTGCGGTGAGCCGTTCCGCGCTGCCGCAACGGCTCGGCGAGGCGCAGCTCGTGCTGATCGGCCCCCATCTGACCGACGCCCTGGACGGCATCCGCACGGATGCCGCCGCCTACGACGTCCCGGTCATCGTCCTCCCCGACGATGTCTTCTCCGACCGCGACGGGGCGCGCACACTGCGTCTCGTCACCGATGCGGTCTCCTCCCCCGACGGCCGACCGGCCTGA
- a CDS encoding HPr family phosphocarrier protein — protein sequence MAAATRTVRIGSSHGLHARPAKLFAQAAKDAGVPVTIAKDAGAPVNAASILGVIALGIDHGDYVTLTVEGEGAEDVLDRLADLLSTDHDSE from the coding sequence ATGGCAGCTGCAACACGGACCGTGCGCATCGGATCGTCCCACGGACTGCACGCCCGCCCAGCGAAGCTCTTCGCCCAGGCAGCGAAGGACGCCGGGGTTCCGGTCACCATCGCGAAGGACGCGGGCGCTCCCGTGAACGCCGCCAGCATCCTCGGGGTCATCGCGCTCGGCATCGACCACGGCGACTACGTCACGCTCACCGTCGAGGGCGAGGGGGCGGAGGACGTCCTCGATCGCCTCGCCGACCTCCTCTCCACCGATCACGATTCGGAGTGA